GGCAACGACTTGAGGACGGAAAGATGGCATATCTGGTTTTTCAAATTAGTCTCGCTGCTAATTTATCCGCCCAAGTTTAGATTCGCAATATCTGACTTGAAGACTTTCGATAAAGGATTGGCAAGAGGCAGAAGATTGCCGATTAAGAATCTGAACCAGCTCGACTTCACTGAGTACGAAAACTGGCAGCTATCGAGATCGAGAGATGGATTGAAGTTAGCAGAAGCAAGCGCCAAAAGATAGTATAGTGTTATGCCATCTATCGAAAGATGGTGCATAGTGTTTCCCAAAAAACAATGAGTGTTTTTACTGTACAAACTAATTTACCAGAGAGCTATTCTATTGTTGGCTACAACTCAATTTTTGAACGAGCATGATGTTTCAACACTTGAGATTTCTCAAGCAGGTCTTGCCGAGCCAGAAATTTATGTTTATTTGCTGTACGAGTAGCACGTTAGCCCTCTAATTTTGGATTCAGAAATTGGTCAATGGTTCTTTTAGTCGCTCTTTTACCGACCAAAATTACAACTTTTGACAATGGCTACGGCAACTCAAAAGCAATTGTTTAACTTCGGTGAGAATACCCAACTTTACGCTCAATTTTTTGTCCTATCCTCTAGAGAAATTAGAGTTTCTCTCGATCTTTAGATAAACTACTATTGATATTTTTAATATTCTTCACAATTCGATCAAAGACGTTTAAATTCAAATCGTAACTCAATCTAAATTACTTATATAATAAGCAGGCAAAGTCAACAAGAGTTTGAGCGAGGAAAAGTTGCTACGTTTGGTGTCAAACTCAAAGCCTCAATTCTATTATTTTGTTTTGCAAGCGGAGGGATTTTTTAAACTTAAACTATTTGAGAAGTGGCGCTGATTTGTGTTTGTTTCGCTCGGCTAATTCTGAGGTAATATCCGATGATTGCTTTACAAAATTTGCTCCAGCAGTTTCAACGAAAGCTGGATGCCCTCGAAGTCCGTAACGCTAAAGTCGCGCGATTGTTATGCCAACTTCTGCCAGCCTCATGTCCCTTCGAGCGCGATCTCTACTTATTCAGTCGGACAATTGCCCATATTCCACCTTTGTGCAAGCTGAATCCTTTCTACGAGCAGTTAGTCGGCTTTCGCGCCCAAGCTTATCTTGCAAATATTCCAAACTAATCGATGTTGGTGGCGCGATCGCTTTCCAAGATGGCTGATGTTACCGACAAATTGCATCCTCGGCATTTGGTAAGCTGCTGCCCACCATTCCCAACAGCGTTCTGCCGTCTTTGGTCTTGATGATTCCCGTTGCTTCCACTACCGGATCTCCTTCCTGCCAGCCCGAATCATCGGGCGCTGGACTGCTTGGGGGTGGTGATTGCGTCTCCAACTCCTCGTCCAACCCCTCGGCGGAGAACAAGGGCATCGGCATCACCGAGTCCCCGGGTCCTGCGGGTAAGCCACCGTTGTCCGTGATGACGAGCCGCACCTGCTTCTTTTTGCGTTGCGCGAAGCAGCTATTTTTCATCACCTCATCCATCGGGATGAAAACTCTGTTATACGGGACGAGCGCTTCGTCCGGTTCTAATCCCAGCGAGCGCACTTCCACCGTCCCGTCCACGCCAAACTGGGAACTGGCATCGAATCTACTGTCGGGGGACTGAAAGATTCCTTGAGTCGTAATCTGGATATTCCCACCGCGTCCCGTGAAGGCATTGGCAGTGATGCTGCTGCGATTCACGGCAGCTAGAGAATCGGTGTCGATGATGATGTTACCGCCGTTGCCTCCACCTCCTGCTAGTCCAGCAGTGGCAGAAATACTGCTGCCGTTTCGGAGCTGGAGATTTTGCGAATTCAAGAAGATATCTCCACCTTCTCCAGAAGTGGAGGTGGCGGTGATGTTGCCATTGTTGCTGAGGCTGATGCGATCGGCATTAACTTGAAGGGTTCCAGCAGTTCCCACTCCATCGTTTCGCACGCTGAGTTGAGCGCCGTCTCGAATATTTAACTGCTTTGCATCAACAGTTAAGTTTCCCGCGTTGGCAGAACTTCTAGCGCGAGCTGAGACGCTACTAACCAATGAATTATCCGTCGATCTTCCAATTAAATCGACTGCTTCTGTTACCTGGATGAATATACTGCCAGCTTCTCCCCTACCTAAAGAGTTACTTGACACCGATGCACCGTCGCGAACGGTTAACCTTCGCGTTTTTATTGTTACCGCTCCGCCACTTCCAATAGCTCTTGGCAGCGCTGAGGTTGATATTGCGCTGCTTGTGCGACCGCGACTGGGTGTTCTTCCCGTACCAGCTAGGTCTACTACCTCTTCAGCATTAACCGATA
Above is a window of Chroococcidiopsis sp. SAG 2025 DNA encoding:
- a CDS encoding Mo-dependent nitrogenase C-terminal domain-containing protein, which translates into the protein MIALQNLLQQFQRKLDALEVRNAKVARLLCQLLPASCPFERDLYLFSRTIAHIPPLCKLNPFYEQLVGFRAQAYLANIPN